A region of the Verrucomicrobiia bacterium genome:
GATGTCCAGCCGGTTCAGCAGTCGTAGTAGAGGAAGAACTCGTACGGGTGGGGGCGGAGCCGGATGGCGTCCTGTTCCCGGCGCTTGTGTTCGATCCACATGGCGAGGAAGTCCTTGGTGAACACATCGCCCTTGAGGAGGAAGTCGTGGTCCGCTTCGAGGGCGTCGAGGGCTTCGGCGAGGCTGCCGGGGACCTTGGGCACGCGGGCCAGTTCCTCGGGGGGCAGTTCGTAGAGGTTTTTGTCCATCGGTTCGCCCGGATCGATCTTGTTGAGGACACCATCCAGGCCGGCCATCAGCAGGGCGCTGTAGCAGAGGTAGGGATTGGCGGCCGGATCGGGCGGGCGGTACTCGACGCGT
Encoded here:
- the glnA gene encoding glutamine synthetase (forms a homododecamer; forms glutamine from ammonia and glutamate with the conversion of ATP to ADP and phosphate; also functions in the assimilation of ammonia; highly regulated protein controlled by the addition/removal of adenylyl groups by adenylyltransferase from specific tyrosine residues; addition of adenylyl groups results in inactivation of the enzyme), whose protein sequence is RVEYRPPDPAANPYLCYSALLMAGLDGVLNKIDPGEPMDKNLYELPPEELARVPKVPGSLAEALDALEADHDFLLKGDVFTKDFLAMWIEHKRREQDAIRLRPHPYEFFLYYDC